GAGCTGGAAGACAAGTTGGGCGTTTCATTGTTCGTGCGCCACCGCCGTGGGCTCGACCCCACGCCATTCGGCAGCACACTGCTGCGGCTTGCCGATGCGATGCGCGTGGATTTCGGCATCGCCGCCGAGGAGTTGGTGCGTGCCTCTCGCGAGGATCAGGTCCCCTTGCGCGTGGGCAGCATGCCCGTGACGTCCGCGGGCTTGTTGGCAGTCGCCATCGGCCGCTTTGTGGGCGAACCTTCCCATCCCGACGCGGTCATCGTGGAAGGGCCACGCGAACTCCTGATGGAACACCTGCGCCACGGCCGGATCGATCTCTTCGTGGGTCGACTACCCTCTGCCGATGCAACGTCGGGCCTGAACAGCGAAACCTTGTTTTTGGACGGTGCGGTGGTCATTGCCTCATCGCGACATCCACTGGCGCGCAAGTCGAGGGTTCTCCTGCCGTCCCTGCTTTCACACCCTTGGATCCTGCCGGCGGAAGACACTTCGTTTCGCCAGCAGATCGAGGAATCCATCCGCAACGCAGGTCATCCCTTGCCCCCTGCACGCATCGCGACCTATTCCATGCTGTCTTTTCCAGCCGTCGTCGC
The sequence above is a segment of the Hydrogenophaga sp. BPS33 genome. Coding sequences within it:
- a CDS encoding LysR substrate-binding domain-containing protein; translated protein: MTMAELRALSAIKSAGNISRAAMQMGVSQPALSQHVRELEDKLGVSLFVRHRRGLDPTPFGSTLLRLADAMRVDFGIAAEELVRASREDQVPLRVGSMPVTSAGLLAVAIGRFVGEPSHPDAVIVEGPRELLMEHLRHGRIDLFVGRLPSADATSGLNSETLFLDGAVVIASSRHPLARKSRVLLPSLLSHPWILPAEDTSFRQQIEESIRNAGHPLPPARIATYSMLSFPAVVATSDLLGFLPTSLFASGTLSSSLQRLPVEMSWIPSPLGVLTRKNMADPQRVEKLLAILRSVAASANGALTLN